The nucleotide window cctacataacaatatatatatatatatatatatatatgtatgtattacgtatgtatgtatgtatgtatgtatgtatgtatgtatgcatgcacgcacgcatgcatgcatgcatgcatgcatgcatgtatgcatgtatgtatgtatgtatgtatgtatgtatgtatgtatgtatgtatgtatgtatgtatgtatgtatgtatgtatgtatgtatgtatgtatgtatgtatgtatgtatgtatgtatgtatagtatgtatgtatgtatgtatgtatgtatgtatatatgtatgataaatgCTTCATTAAAGTTGGTAAAAAATTATCTATACCTGGGTATTGTTGTCACGTTGTCAGATTTCACTTTAATATTTCTATTCGATACGTTTGAACCATTTGTAGCATGGATCTCAGGGATATTTGATGTCGCCTTCGTAATATCGACAAGTTATGGAGTGGCCTTTTCAAAAAGATTTGGACACAGAAAAACTGTTATGGCTGCTGGTGTTTTAACATCACTAGGGATTCTTACAAGTGGGTTCACAATACACGTATACCAGTTGTACTTCACTTACGGAGTCTTAACAGGTAACATTGAATATTCATATCTCCAAAAAGGTTACATATTGTGTTTGCCGGAATAGTTCTGCACTTTACTACCTTGCCTTGCCAGAACATATCGGGATCAGTGACGAGTCATTTCCTGTTTGAAAATGGAAATACAATAGCATTGGTCATTTTTAATTCAAATTTATTTATAGCTGAAGTTAGGATTACTTGTGGTGCAGGAAGTAAATATCCCTTGCCCGCGAGATATATCTGTAAATGTAGTGGACAGCTGTAAAGCAATGGTACGATTCGGTTGTCGCTctcaattaaaaaaacaacattctatttatcttttaatattttattttctggttaaattcacaaaaatggCACCATTGATAGTGAAAAATCTAAATTTAGTGCAACACTTTATGGACATATGAATATCGCTGGTTATACGATAAAACTCAGTTATCGTCTTTGGATAGATCAGCaaaatacaattgaaaaagaaatgatATGTGCAGTATATGCAGCCATAAACATGAAATCCTACAATACTTAAGTAGGGCCACTACACGAATGTGCAAGCTCATTATAGGGAAGGAACAACTTCGTCCTTGTACTTAATAGAGTGTATGAAAAACAAACGcttgatttaaaaaatattcaatttttttatttaaacggTTTAAGATTTGTCTCACAGATTTTCAAGACACTACATTTCCAATCGCAGTGGTACAGGTAGGCTGTAGAGAGGCGTATTACATTAAAAGCAAATTCAATAATATTCAGTAACTACTTCCTGTCTTGCCATACTACAAATGGCCATCCACCTCTCGAATTATTCTCAATAAGTCTGTATAACTATAATTGTCATACCTTGTCATGCCTTTTCTCCTGTGATTCCTACATTCAACCAATTAAGATACATAAAACTATGTTTTTTAAATTCTCATAAGAAAATCAATTACTGTATACAAAGCTCTCTTTTTACACTCTAGGAGCAGGAATGGGTCTAGCTTATGTGACCTGTATAGAAATCGTCAGCATACATTTCAAGAAGCGATTCCCCATCGCTATTGGACTGGCCATGGCGGGATCAGGTGCAGGTCAGTTTGTTTTATCCGTCGTTACTCAAATGATGGTGGATCGGTATGGCTGGAGAGGAATGCTTCTAATTATGTCAGCGTTTACTTTACACCTATGCGTGGCAGGAGCCCTCATGCGACCTCTAGGAGCAAATCGGCAAAGTGCAAAGCACAGATCACCTGACATGGGTTTACAAAGGTCACAGAAGGACGAGGTTTGCAACAAGAAGATTTTTATCACTGAAGAAAACGACTCAAAGGATGAAGATTCTACGGAATCATATGAGATGATAAGAGAGACGAGCAAGACCGTGCttcaaaaaccaaaaacaaCATTTGCTCGGTGTTTTAAATCGTATTTTTTATCAATATACGACATCTCTTTATTTCAAGAACCCGTTttcataacattttgcattATTGGCATAGGACAAGTCTTTGGAACCAATTCAACTGCAGTGCATCTTGTAAGTAGTAGCTACACAAacaaatttgctgttgtttcatGCTGCGAAATTTTTCTTAAACTGCAGTTTCCTACGGTTACTTACACCCTCACACAAGTAGAGATTAATAATTACAGCTACAAATCGTCCGAATATCctaaataatttgttttgtcaCATTACTTCTCGCAATTTGTTCTTGCTTGAAGGTAAGACGTGCCCGTGATTTTGGTATAGCAGACAGTTTTGGCGCATACATACCGGCCGTCATGGGATTGGTACAGTTAATTGGGCGACCTTGTTTCGGCGCGGCAGGTCAGATATGATGTCTTAATCCGTCCATAACTTATGCAGTCGTCATATTTGCATGTGGGGTTTCACTAATTATCAGTATATACGCAAGATCCTTTACATGTAAGTATTCGTACTAAATATCAGTATCAGTATCTTTTGGATTATTGGCCGAACTGCTTTGCCGATAGAATATAGCAGCGGTAATGACatgttttccaatataaatgAATAGATAGGGAAAAAGAGTGGCAAACTGTTTATTTCTTGTCAAGTAAAAGAGTATTGCAAATGTAGTGCCAATGTTGCGCTATTTTGTCaacatataggcctacatgtatttcaattaagaataaaaagacAAATTCCTTCTATACGTATTCTCAGTGATTTTTATTTACACCATCATAAGACATAATAAATAGCCTTGTTACCTTGTATTTAATTACCAACAAACTCTTAGAGATTGCAACTCTCCATCGCGTAATTCCCAACCACATTTTACATTTCCTGTCTTCTCATCGAGTTTCCCAAAAAAGGTTGTCATTTCTGCCGTAGTCAGAAAGGAACGACAGCACAGCTTTGACTTTTTACCTTGCAGTACTTAtatgttttttttgttattttcttatCTTCACAATGTAGCACAAGTCATCTTGCTTGCAGTTTACGGTATATGTAATGGAGGATACTTTGTGTTCAGGCCAATTGTGATAAAGCACTTCCTTGGAGATGAGAGAGTAGGGCAAGCGATGTGTTTACTAGTCCATGTTCTTGGAATACTTTCTCTCTTCATCGGGCCGTTGGGAGGTAAAGTTTGCAGACGAGTCGCACAATATTTCGAACGATGGAACAAGCTATGAATGACGCCATGCATGCGTAgcgtttattttaaaattataaacACATTTGAGGACTGCTTTAAGTCTTACTTGCTTTAGCAACTGGTGCATTTTCCCAGAGATAGTGTAGCCATTTATTACCACTAAGCTGGGTAAACCAGTTTGTAAACATTTGACTAAATTCTTTTGTAATGGCGCAAGTTATCATCTAGTTCAACCTGTGCCCCATATAAATCACTTTCTCTGGACCAATTTTAACACATTTTATTAAGGACAGTGAAAGactacacttttgctcaaactttcctccacggaactttcaaccattctcttcggaAATCAAAGATAAAACGCAGATTGGACCTAGAGAAATACATAAGATTTTGTTTGGAATTCAAAAAGGCAATTATTCCTGTATCAACTCTGTGGGATGGGGAAAAGTGATCTTCCCCATGATTTTCGCAAACGAAGCCAGTGAAGGCTATATCTAATCCATAAGTTTTGAAATAAGCCCCCCAAGTGGCAAACGAAAAACATATTGTAAAAGTCTAAGAGTACGAATAACTGGTCCtgaagcgcattctaccttaatccaGACAAAGTACTAGTGCATTCTTAAAAGCATCCTGGTCATGTAATTATGGCGGCTCTAAATAGACAACCCGCAGTTGGCGTGTTTCTGACAGAGAAACCAAAACACTAAAAATcattatattcaaatttctGTTGTAATTCAATTTGTCGTAGATATCCCcttttttacagaaaatacGCAAAGGGACAGGTCTTTTcattatgaaaaaatgtgttaGCCTTCGTCTGGGAATGAAACTTTTTGCAAATAATTGTACAAGTAAATGGTAATGCCAATTAGAAAAGACacaaatttttgacatataCATGCCATACAGTATCATATTTTCTCCCTGTAGGTTGGATGCGCGATTCTTCAGGTATATACGATGGATTTTATTGGTTATCAGGATCATTGTGGTTGCTCGGATCCATGTTAGCAGCTTTCCTTCCAATGATAAATAAACTTGGCAAACTCGGATGTTGTCAGGGAAAGTCTAAAGCGGAAGACAATGACATAGGAACGAAACCTGAATCAACCAACCTAACATTCAAAACTCCATAAAGTCCATACAGAATGCATGTAAGCAACCGAGTAAAATCGAACCATAGAACAATAGAGTCACACGGAGATATTATTGTTtcattcattaaatttgaataGAATCAGTGTCACACATTCTTGCGGtaaagtatttgaaaatcaGTTTTCAACACTTTAACACCTGTTAAACATCTGCCAATGCCTTTGCTAATTATCACATGCAATCGAATCTTGTCAAACTTCATAGACATCGtcttttcatgtgaaatgtttcCTAGAAGTTGAAGAGCTAATCTCGCAGTCCCTTTCCCGACAACCATGACAAACGAATAATATCAAACTTCAGTTGAAACTTTTCTCTGCACAGTAGTCAGCCTCAGTGAGTGTATTTTATATGTTTGTGATAAATGGCATTAGCTAATATTTCATAACACATCTAGTACACATCTATACCATTTAATACCATACAGTTGTTATTTTAATGCCATTTATAGTATTCAGGTTTAATACATAGTTAGACACACAGTGTCAAGTTCAGGAATATTCCGCATGTTGTGGTGGTTAGAAAGATGGTCGTTCGTTCAGGCGTCCCGGGTTCAATTTCCTAGGAGGCAAAGGTTAAAATAGAATGTTTGGTTACAGAGAAACACATGTATACGCCCGCAAGGCATACAGAGAGGCAAACCATGTGGCACCGAGCTAGACAGTCATGTGAGGGATGCACACGCAGTCTCCAGAGCGTTCGGATGTGTGTTTCCTTCCTGCATGTATAGCGTAATTTATCTGACTTCTACGTTATATGTAGCAGAGGGTTCTTTATATAGAAGTCAGTCGTGATAAAACACTTTCTTGGAAAAGACAGAACATTGGCTGTCAGGATCAGCCTTGTTGTTTGCATCGGTGTTAGCGATTTCACTTCCTGTAGTTGATCACATTTGCACAAAAAGACATTACAAAGGAAAGACTGAAGCCAAAGATCATGATGCCGATATGAAGCTCTTTCTAAATGGATATGATGATTTTAGGAAGTCTTTAATGTTTAGCATGTCAAAGTATATTGAATCTTAAAAAGCTTTAGGTGACCAATTCGTATATGAGGCCGACCATGGTGAAGAACCACATTGCAACCACTTGGATAAAAACcatacaatttttatttcattgcgAAATAATCAACGCCGTGATTGTGTTTGATTGTCAACGATGGAGAAATTTTTAACCTATTTTGTAAAGCTGAAAAGCTGTACTAAAGTGTGCACCCTCCACAAATGCTACTTCAATGCATTATCGTTGTCGTTTGTCTTTTAGAATCTCAAGACTCTACTATCATAATTCCAATTTCGAATGGCATATTAGGTTACGACTGTGACCTATAGTTACCATCGTCTTGCTCTTTCAATTCTTTATCTGTCAATTAGCAATTAGGGAAAGTCTACACAAAAATCGCTTTCCCTATAGATACACCTTAAATTTGATCTGATGGGGCTCGGGGCTGACACTTAACAAATGATTCCCTCACATTTCACTAATGAACATCGCTTCAGTCACCAAATTGTTACCGAATGACACTTTACGTGTGTTATGACCAGTCTAGTGCAGGATAGAGAATGCAGATGATGTGTTGATATTAATCCGCTATGAGGGAAAAAGGCCTCGAGTGATAACCAATTGAACTGTGTATATAAAAAATCATCCATCGACATAGATTATGACCCGGGCCTGAAGTTAGCAAAAACATTGGAACCACTTACTGTCTGTGATAGACTTACAACCAA belongs to Ptychodera flava strain L36383 chromosome 17, AS_Pfla_20210202, whole genome shotgun sequence and includes:
- the LOC139116516 gene encoding monocarboxylate transporter 12-like, whose translation is MEAAKGVPPDGGWGWVIVFASFIGFVISAGLVNSFSVLYVAFLDAFGESKAVTAWISGIFDVAFVISTSYGVAFSKRFGHRKTVMAAGVLTSLGILTSGFTIHVYQLYFTYGVLTGAGMGLAYVTCIEIVSIHFKKRFPIAIGLAMAGSGAGQFVLSVVTQMMVDRYGWRGMLLIMSAFTLHLCVAGALMRPLGANRQSAKHRSPDMGLQRSQKDEVCNKKIFITEENDSKDEDSTESYEMIRETSKTVLQKPKTTFARCFKSYFLSIYDISLFQEPVFITFCIIGIGQVFGTNSTAVHLVRRARDFGIADSFGAYIPAVMGLVQLIGRPCFGAAGQI